One window of the Sphaerochaeta associata genome contains the following:
- a CDS encoding Lrp/AsnC family transcriptional regulator yields the protein MKAKMDETNKAIIRQLCDGRKPFSAIAEELSITENTVRSRVNKLIDEGVLQISGLINPETIPGLQVVMMGVKLKTLDLERKAKEFSELRGVISAAVVTGRYDLIVQLVLSEEEGLSLLDFFKFELDKISEISEVETFVVYQSHNFRIPYIL from the coding sequence ATGAAAGCTAAGATGGACGAGACGAACAAGGCGATTATCAGACAACTGTGTGATGGACGCAAGCCTTTCAGTGCCATCGCTGAAGAGCTCAGCATCACAGAGAATACTGTTCGCTCCCGAGTCAATAAGTTGATCGATGAGGGGGTATTGCAGATTTCCGGCTTGATCAACCCTGAAACCATTCCGGGTCTCCAGGTGGTGATGATGGGTGTGAAGCTCAAGACGCTGGATCTGGAACGGAAAGCCAAGGAGTTTTCTGAACTACGTGGCGTAATCTCCGCTGCTGTGGTTACCGGTCGCTACGATCTTATCGTCCAGTTGGTACTCAGTGAGGAGGAAGGCTTGAGCCTGCTCGATTTTTTCAAGTTTGAGCTTGATAAAATTAGTGAGATTTCCGAAGTTGAAACCTTCGTTGTATACCAATCCCATAACTTCAGGATTCCTTATATCCTGTAG
- a CDS encoding dihydroorotate dehydrogenase-like protein → MADLSTSYLGLKLKNPLIAGSSPLTASLDNLKRCEDAGLSAVVLKSIFEEQIDLDSDSVVDGAQDYLAHADAYGFVKSASMERHIDAYLTLLEDAKRTLEIPVIASINCRQSGSWIEYANRFAACGADAIELNHYVVAADVEVDGTAIEKEYLSLVKTARKQIKLPLSLKMGPSFSSLANMLRRFDELSIDGVVLFNRFYSPDIDIDKLALVPAQMLSSKDEYALSLRWTALMSDEVRYDICASTGIYNGGTVVKQLLAGAKAVQLCSVLLKQGLSSVAKIESELAQWMDSHSYSKISDFNGKLAQERMPDPAKWERVQYMKSILDAQKG, encoded by the coding sequence ATGGCAGACCTGTCTACATCATATCTTGGATTGAAGTTGAAGAACCCCCTTATTGCAGGAAGCAGCCCCCTGACCGCATCACTGGACAACCTCAAGCGTTGTGAGGACGCAGGTCTTTCTGCTGTAGTATTGAAATCCATTTTTGAAGAGCAGATTGACCTGGACAGCGATTCTGTTGTTGATGGAGCGCAGGATTACCTTGCCCATGCGGATGCGTACGGTTTTGTGAAGAGTGCAAGCATGGAGCGGCACATTGATGCGTATTTGACCCTGCTCGAGGATGCAAAACGTACATTGGAGATTCCTGTCATCGCATCGATCAACTGTCGTCAGAGCGGCAGCTGGATCGAGTATGCCAATCGTTTTGCAGCCTGTGGCGCCGATGCCATCGAGCTCAACCATTATGTGGTTGCCGCAGATGTTGAGGTCGACGGAACCGCCATCGAGAAAGAGTATCTTTCCTTGGTCAAGACCGCCCGTAAACAGATCAAGCTTCCCCTGAGCCTGAAGATGGGACCCTCCTTTTCATCCCTGGCAAACATGCTTCGTCGCTTCGACGAGCTTTCCATCGATGGGGTGGTCCTGTTCAATAGATTCTACAGCCCGGACATCGACATCGATAAACTAGCCTTGGTGCCTGCGCAGATGCTCAGCAGCAAGGACGAATATGCACTTTCCTTGAGGTGGACCGCTCTGATGAGCGATGAGGTTCGCTACGATATTTGCGCCTCCACCGGAATTTATAATGGCGGCACTGTAGTCAAGCAGTTGCTTGCCGGGGCCAAGGCCGTTCAGCTGTGCTCCGTGCTTCTGAAGCAGGGGCTCTCCTCTGTAGCCAAGATAGAATCGGAGTTAGCACAGTGGATGGATTCACACTCCTACTCCAAGATTTCCGACTTCAATGGAAAACTCGCACAGGAGCGTATGCCCGATCCAGCGAAATGGGAGCGCGTGCAGTACATGAAGTCAATCCTGGACGCACAAAAGGGTTGA
- the serC gene encoding 3-phosphoserine/phosphohydroxythreonine transaminase, with translation MERKKNYFAGPSVMPVEVLEKLRDQMVEYNGQGLSMIEASHRGGMFEDMYDECLALFKELLGISDEYDVYFLGGGATLQFTMIPMNFLRPGTVADYIRSGTWANKAADDAALLGNVHYYYDGKANKYTTLPDAKTVKPSKDSSYLYLCSNETIGGIEWQDWPDTGSVPLIADMSSDIFSRPVPVDKFSMIYGGVQKNLGPAGATFIIMKKSMLERQNSNLTAYMDYSLHSKEKGLYNTPPVFSIWAVKLVLEWIKANGGTAGMQQRAIEKSKLIYDVIDSSSFFHSPVDPAFRSKMNLVFRLPSEELEEKFLGEAKKQGMLGLKGHRSVGGLRASLYNALPVEDVVALAQFMKEFERKNG, from the coding sequence ATGGAACGTAAAAAGAATTATTTTGCCGGCCCCTCGGTAATGCCGGTTGAGGTGTTGGAAAAGCTTCGGGACCAAATGGTTGAATACAACGGCCAAGGGTTGTCAATGATTGAAGCAAGTCACCGCGGTGGCATGTTCGAGGATATGTACGATGAGTGTCTTGCCCTTTTCAAGGAGCTGCTTGGCATAAGCGACGAGTACGATGTCTATTTCCTCGGCGGCGGTGCCACCTTGCAGTTCACCATGATTCCGATGAACTTCCTCCGACCCGGGACTGTGGCCGATTACATCCGCAGCGGCACCTGGGCGAACAAGGCTGCCGATGATGCAGCCCTTCTTGGCAATGTACACTATTACTACGACGGCAAGGCAAACAAGTATACAACCCTTCCCGATGCGAAGACCGTCAAGCCGAGCAAGGATTCCAGCTATCTCTATCTCTGCTCGAACGAGACCATCGGGGGCATCGAATGGCAGGACTGGCCGGATACCGGCTCTGTTCCTCTCATTGCCGATATGTCCAGTGATATTTTCAGTCGGCCGGTTCCCGTTGACAAGTTCTCCATGATCTACGGTGGTGTGCAGAAGAACCTGGGACCCGCAGGGGCTACCTTCATCATCATGAAGAAGTCCATGCTCGAGAGGCAGAACTCCAACCTTACCGCCTACATGGACTACAGCCTGCACAGCAAGGAGAAGGGGTTGTACAACACTCCACCGGTTTTCTCCATCTGGGCGGTTAAGCTCGTGCTTGAGTGGATCAAGGCCAACGGCGGGACTGCGGGCATGCAACAGCGTGCCATCGAGAAGAGCAAGCTCATCTATGATGTCATCGACTCCTCTTCCTTCTTCCACAGCCCTGTCGATCCCGCCTTCCGCTCGAAGATGAACCTTGTGTTCCGTCTTCCCAGCGAAGAGCTTGAGGAGAAATTCCTTGGTGAAGCCAAGAAACAGGGAATGCTTGGACTGAAAGGCCACCGGTCCGTCGGCGGTCTGCGTGCAAGCCTGTACAACGCACTGCCGGTCGAGGATGTGGTTGCACTGGCTCAGTTCATGAAGGAATTCGAAAGGAAGAATGGGTGA